From a single Arachnia propionica genomic region:
- a CDS encoding helix-turn-helix domain-containing protein, with protein sequence MPRPRKPIAPERRARLMRAARTHFARHGYRGASLQRILSEANFPRSSFYHFFQEKEALFDAALADGLALLATRIEVADPSALTAENYWPTVLDLVNTFSEACRDEDLAAVPVIFHLRDAPQSETRDRFERAAHQWCTLMVEHGRALGKIERDLPAGLHVELTWNMVVALDRWFATHPEHTGDSARITGVLLARMLKAADR encoded by the coding sequence ATGCCGCGCCCCCGAAAACCCATTGCTCCCGAGCGCCGCGCTCGCCTGATGCGCGCCGCCCGCACCCACTTCGCCCGCCACGGTTACCGCGGAGCTTCCCTGCAGCGGATCCTCTCGGAGGCCAACTTTCCCCGCAGCTCCTTTTACCACTTCTTCCAGGAGAAAGAAGCGCTGTTCGACGCCGCGCTCGCCGACGGTCTGGCCCTGCTGGCGACCCGCATCGAGGTGGCCGACCCCAGCGCCCTCACCGCCGAGAATTACTGGCCCACAGTTCTCGACCTCGTGAATACCTTCAGCGAAGCCTGCCGCGACGAGGACCTGGCCGCCGTTCCCGTGATCTTCCACTTGCGCGACGCTCCGCAGTCGGAAACGCGGGACCGGTTCGAACGAGCAGCCCACCAGTGGTGCACGCTCATGGTGGAACACGGTCGTGCCCTCGGAAAGATCGAGCGGGATCTCCCGGCTGGCCTTCACGTGGAACTCACATGGAACATGGTGGTGGCGCTGGACCGGTGGTTCGCCACCCACCCGGAACACACGGGCGACAGCGCCCGGATCACCGGCGTACTCCTGGCCCGGATGCTCAAGGCAGCGGACCGGTGA
- a CDS encoding glycosyltransferase: protein MSTRTPKRRFLFAPETFNLGETSRGVEVARALTGAGHDVRFMGYSRTYAPYIREAGFELDLLTPEVDDALAARFFAFEQGRSPHFPFTTHMVRTRVRNELDLIARWQPDAVIIGTTLTLLLSARIAGVPLIYLRPYPLSASHLASVSSLPLRVHTGLTSRCINHLAGFLAGKLARHLRWKPVAFRRVAREHGLRLPRRTAVMLDADLAPIASLFPLLDGRPLVSGEVAVGPIYAHAAGALPPEVEELTREHSRPLIHVGLGSSARREVALPLLTALGDLKVDVISTAGRYLTPQDRSGLPASVLVFDFLPTHKLSGLIDASLIHGGEGTVQTACTSGIPFAGIGMQMEQKLNIEECVNFGNALAFTMRDIHRNKIPSLVEQLLTDPTLRRRARELATLTQDIDGAGRCAEVILRFLDDRR, encoded by the coding sequence ATGAGCACTAGAACGCCTAAGCGACGTTTCCTCTTCGCCCCCGAGACCTTCAATCTGGGTGAGACCTCTCGCGGGGTCGAGGTGGCCCGAGCGCTCACCGGGGCTGGGCACGATGTGCGTTTCATGGGGTATTCCCGCACGTACGCTCCCTACATCCGGGAGGCAGGTTTCGAACTCGACCTCCTCACCCCCGAAGTGGACGATGCCCTGGCCGCCAGGTTCTTCGCCTTCGAGCAGGGGCGTTCACCACATTTCCCGTTTACAACCCACATGGTGCGCACTCGCGTGCGCAACGAGCTGGACCTGATCGCACGCTGGCAACCCGACGCGGTGATCATCGGGACGACTCTCACCCTCCTGTTGTCGGCCAGGATCGCCGGAGTGCCGTTGATATACCTGCGCCCCTACCCTTTGAGTGCAAGCCATCTGGCCTCGGTCTCCAGCCTCCCGCTGCGTGTGCACACAGGTCTCACTTCTCGCTGCATCAACCACCTCGCCGGGTTTCTGGCCGGGAAACTCGCCAGACATCTCCGGTGGAAACCAGTAGCTTTCCGCCGGGTGGCCCGCGAACACGGTCTCCGGCTTCCCAGACGCACCGCGGTAATGCTCGACGCCGACCTGGCACCGATCGCATCCCTGTTCCCTCTGCTGGACGGGCGGCCCCTGGTATCCGGTGAAGTAGCCGTCGGCCCCATCTACGCCCACGCCGCCGGGGCCCTACCCCCGGAAGTGGAGGAACTCACCCGGGAACACAGCCGTCCGCTCATCCATGTGGGCCTGGGTTCCTCCGCCCGCCGCGAGGTGGCACTTCCGCTGCTCACTGCCCTCGGGGACCTCAAAGTGGACGTCATCTCCACGGCGGGCCGCTACCTCACCCCACAGGACCGCAGTGGGCTGCCCGCTTCGGTTCTGGTCTTCGATTTCCTCCCCACCCACAAGTTGAGCGGGCTCATTGACGCATCGCTCATCCACGGGGGCGAGGGGACGGTACAGACGGCCTGCACCTCGGGTATCCCTTTCGCAGGCATCGGCATGCAGATGGAACAGAAACTCAACATCGAAGAATGCGTGAACTTTGGCAACGCACTGGCCTTCACCATGCGCGACATCCACCGAAACAAGATCCCCTCCCTAGTTGAGCAGCTACTCACCGACCCCACCCTGCGGCGACGCGCACGAGAGCTGGCTACCCTGACGCAAGACATCGACGGGGCAGGGCGCTGCGCCGAGGTCATTCTTCGCTTCCTCGATGATCGGCGCTGA
- a CDS encoding FAD-dependent oxidoreductase: MTQVHDLAILGGGPAGYATALRATQLGLDVVLVEEKEVGGTCLHRGCVPTKAWLQAAKIRAAVAKADRVGIGAILTGVDAAKVRSFADSVVSGLHRGLTGLIRSRGIRVIPGHGRLVVDAEGPALDVDGELLRAHNIALATGSTPVTLGLPTDGERILTSEHALRLERLPGRAVILGGGVIGVEFASLWRDLGVDVVLVEAAPHLLPNEDPDLVAVLERRLRARGVELRLGEKAKGIVRDGDQVRLQLPEEIITADVALIAVGRRPLTSGLGLEEAGVALTSTGHVSTTRELATTIARVFAVGDLVVGPQLAHRGYAHGIFLAEHLAHLMGERPIRPRPPEDRDIPRITYSSPQFASVGMTREQAAATGGCEFSDFDLRGNARALMLAPGDRDAGLVRVVRRPGGPVVGVHAVGDEIAELIAEGTLMVGWQATPDDVKDLMHPHPSLSEALAEANLALAGSALHMHT, from the coding sequence ATGACGCAAGTTCACGACCTGGCCATTCTGGGCGGTGGTCCCGCCGGTTACGCGACCGCGCTGCGGGCCACGCAGCTCGGCCTGGACGTGGTGCTGGTGGAGGAGAAGGAGGTGGGCGGCACCTGTCTGCACCGGGGGTGCGTACCCACCAAGGCGTGGCTGCAGGCCGCGAAGATCCGTGCCGCCGTCGCCAAGGCCGACAGGGTGGGAATCGGCGCCATCCTCACCGGGGTGGACGCCGCCAAGGTGCGAAGTTTCGCGGACTCCGTGGTCTCGGGGCTACACCGCGGGCTGACCGGTTTGATCCGTTCCCGCGGCATCCGGGTGATTCCGGGACATGGTCGACTGGTGGTCGATGCCGAAGGACCCGCCCTCGACGTCGACGGAGAACTGCTGCGCGCCCACAACATCGCCCTGGCAACCGGATCGACCCCCGTGACGCTGGGCCTGCCGACCGATGGGGAACGCATCCTCACCAGCGAGCACGCGCTGCGCCTAGAACGGCTTCCCGGGCGGGCCGTCATCCTGGGCGGCGGCGTCATCGGGGTTGAGTTCGCATCTCTCTGGCGCGACCTGGGAGTCGATGTGGTCCTGGTGGAGGCGGCGCCACACCTGCTCCCGAACGAGGATCCGGACCTCGTCGCCGTGCTGGAACGACGCCTGAGGGCCCGGGGCGTCGAGCTGCGACTCGGGGAGAAAGCCAAGGGGATCGTCCGTGACGGCGACCAGGTGCGCCTGCAGCTGCCCGAGGAGATCATCACCGCGGATGTCGCACTGATCGCGGTGGGCCGCCGCCCCCTCACTAGTGGCCTTGGATTGGAGGAGGCAGGCGTCGCCCTCACGTCCACGGGGCATGTGAGCACCACCCGGGAGCTCGCCACCACCATCGCGAGAGTATTCGCGGTTGGGGATCTGGTCGTGGGCCCGCAGCTGGCGCACCGCGGCTACGCGCACGGCATCTTCCTGGCAGAGCACCTGGCCCATCTGATGGGCGAGCGTCCCATCCGTCCTCGTCCTCCCGAAGACCGTGACATCCCGCGGATCACCTATTCGAGTCCGCAGTTCGCATCGGTAGGTATGACCCGGGAGCAGGCAGCAGCGACCGGAGGCTGCGAGTTCTCAGATTTCGACCTGCGCGGCAATGCCCGCGCCCTGATGCTGGCTCCCGGGGACCGCGACGCGGGACTGGTGCGGGTGGTCCGGCGTCCGGGCGGCCCGGTCGTAGGTGTTCATGCCGTCGGCGATGAGATCGCTGAGCTGATAGCCGAAGGAACACTGATGGTGGGTTGGCAGGCCACCCCTGACGACGTGAAGGACCTGATGCACCCGCATCCGAGCCTCAGTGAGGCGCTGGCGGAGGCAAACCTCGCCCTCGCCGGGTCAGCCCTGCACATGCACACCTGA
- the sucB gene encoding 2-oxoglutarate dehydrogenase, E2 component, dihydrolipoamide succinyltransferase, with product MSTEVKLPVLGESVTEGTISRWLKAVGEIVEVDEPLLEVSTDKVDTEIPSPVAGTLLEIRFNEDDVAEVGAVLAVIGEASETPTPPAAPEPQPVAETAPTPVAEPAPASTPEPATPQAASTGDATEVVLPALGESVTEGTISRWLKAVGETVEVDEPLLEVSTDKVDTEIPSPAAGTLLEIRVAEDETAAVGAVLALVGDAAAATPAPAPEPAPQPSAAAPAPAAPATPPSPAPAAPATARRASSEEGVYVTPLVRKLAAEHGIALNSVRGTGVGGRIRKQDILDAAEAAKKASSAPAPSAAAEVSAPAAAAPQVAAVSEEAAKLRGTTEKLSRMRKVIAERMTESLRVASQLTATVEVDVTAISKLRKAAKDEFKKREGASLSYLPFITKATIEALKAMPMLNASPDFEAGTVTYASQENIGIAVDTDRGLMVPVIHDAGDLNLAGLAKRIGDLAARTRAGKVGPDELSGGTFTITNYGSAGTLFDTPIINLPQVAILGTGALVKRPVVVTDALGGDTIAIRDMMYLSLTYDHRLIDGAKAANFLSLIKARLEAGDFAGELGL from the coding sequence ATGTCAACTGAAGTAAAACTCCCGGTACTGGGCGAGTCGGTCACCGAAGGCACCATCTCCCGCTGGCTGAAGGCCGTCGGAGAGATCGTCGAGGTGGACGAGCCCCTCCTCGAGGTCTCCACGGACAAGGTAGACACCGAGATTCCCTCCCCTGTGGCCGGGACCCTACTGGAGATCAGGTTCAACGAGGACGACGTGGCGGAGGTCGGTGCCGTCCTGGCGGTGATCGGCGAAGCCAGTGAAACTCCTACACCGCCAGCAGCACCAGAACCCCAGCCCGTTGCAGAAACCGCGCCAACGCCCGTCGCGGAGCCTGCCCCTGCATCAACACCTGAGCCCGCAACGCCGCAGGCCGCATCCACCGGAGACGCCACCGAGGTGGTTTTGCCTGCGCTCGGTGAGTCGGTGACCGAGGGCACCATCTCCCGCTGGCTGAAGGCCGTCGGAGAGACCGTCGAGGTGGACGAGCCCCTCCTCGAGGTCTCCACGGACAAGGTAGACACCGAAATCCCCTCCCCCGCCGCGGGAACCCTCCTGGAGATCCGTGTCGCAGAGGACGAAACCGCAGCAGTTGGCGCCGTTCTGGCGTTGGTCGGAGATGCTGCCGCTGCCACGCCAGCACCGGCCCCTGAGCCCGCTCCGCAACCCTCTGCCGCCGCACCGGCTCCTGCCGCGCCGGCCACGCCCCCTTCCCCGGCTCCTGCCGCGCCGGCCACCGCTCGCCGGGCTTCCTCCGAGGAAGGGGTCTACGTCACGCCTCTGGTTCGCAAACTCGCTGCCGAGCACGGCATCGCCCTGAACTCCGTCCGGGGTACCGGCGTCGGAGGTCGTATTCGTAAACAGGACATCCTTGATGCCGCCGAAGCTGCCAAGAAGGCCTCTTCCGCGCCCGCTCCCAGCGCTGCTGCCGAGGTGAGCGCGCCTGCTGCCGCGGCTCCCCAGGTTGCCGCTGTCTCGGAGGAAGCAGCGAAGCTGCGCGGCACCACGGAGAAGCTGTCGCGGATGCGCAAGGTGATCGCGGAGCGGATGACGGAGTCGCTGCGGGTGGCCTCGCAGCTCACCGCCACGGTCGAGGTGGACGTGACCGCCATCTCGAAGCTGCGCAAGGCTGCGAAGGACGAGTTCAAGAAACGCGAGGGCGCCTCCCTGTCCTATCTGCCGTTCATCACGAAAGCCACGATCGAGGCCCTGAAGGCGATGCCCATGCTCAACGCCTCACCCGATTTCGAAGCGGGTACCGTGACCTATGCATCGCAGGAGAACATCGGCATTGCCGTGGACACCGATCGCGGTCTGATGGTGCCTGTGATTCATGACGCCGGGGACCTGAACCTGGCCGGGCTTGCCAAGCGCATCGGTGACCTGGCGGCGCGCACCCGCGCTGGAAAGGTCGGCCCCGACGAACTGAGCGGCGGCACCTTCACCATCACCAACTACGGCTCGGCGGGGACCCTTTTCGACACCCCGATCATCAACCTGCCGCAGGTGGCGATCCTCGGTACCGGTGCACTGGTGAAGCGGCCCGTGGTGGTCACCGATGCCCTGGGCGGCGACACCATCGCCATCCGGGACATGATGTACCTGTCGCTCACCTACGATCACCGACTCATTGATGGCGCCAAGGCCGCCAACTTCCTCAGCCTGATCAAGGCACGGCTGGAAGCTGGTGACTTCGCCGGAGAACTGGGGCTCTGA
- a CDS encoding malate dehydrogenase, with amino-acid sequence MSTEAPVKIAVTGAAGQICYSLLFRIASGSLLGDRPIELRLLEITPALKALEGVVMELDDCAFPNLKNIVIGDDPKKVFDGVNLAMLVGAMPRKAGMERGDLLSANGAIFTAQGKALNDVAADDVRVLVTGNPANTNALIASSNAPDIPKERFNALTRLDHNRAKSQLAQKLGRPVEEIKKMTIWGNHSSTQYPDIFHAEVGGKNAAELVNDEAWIESTFIPTVAKRGAAIIEARGLSSAASAANATVEHMRDWVLGTPDGDWVSMAVPSDGSYGVAEGVISSFPCVIKNGVYEIVQGLEIDSFSRAKIDASVAELLDERKAVKELGLI; translated from the coding sequence ATGAGCACTGAGGCTCCCGTCAAGATCGCAGTGACCGGCGCAGCCGGCCAGATCTGCTACAGCCTGCTGTTCCGGATAGCCAGCGGCTCCCTGCTGGGTGATCGGCCCATCGAGCTGCGTCTGCTGGAGATCACCCCGGCCCTGAAGGCCCTGGAGGGTGTCGTCATGGAACTCGACGACTGCGCCTTCCCGAACCTGAAGAACATCGTCATCGGCGATGACCCGAAGAAGGTCTTCGACGGCGTCAATCTGGCGATGCTGGTCGGCGCCATGCCCCGTAAGGCCGGCATGGAACGCGGCGACCTGCTGAGCGCCAACGGCGCCATCTTCACCGCCCAGGGCAAGGCCTTGAACGATGTGGCGGCGGACGACGTCCGTGTGCTGGTGACCGGTAACCCGGCCAACACCAATGCGCTGATCGCTTCCAGCAACGCTCCCGACATCCCGAAGGAACGTTTCAACGCCCTCACCCGTCTGGATCACAACCGTGCGAAGTCTCAGCTCGCCCAGAAACTCGGTCGTCCGGTCGAGGAGATCAAGAAGATGACCATCTGGGGTAACCACTCCTCCACCCAGTACCCCGACATCTTCCACGCCGAGGTGGGTGGGAAGAACGCCGCCGAACTGGTGAACGATGAGGCCTGGATTGAATCCACCTTCATCCCGACGGTCGCCAAGCGTGGCGCTGCCATCATCGAGGCCCGCGGGCTGTCCTCCGCTGCCTCTGCGGCGAACGCGACTGTCGAGCACATGCGTGACTGGGTGCTTGGCACTCCTGACGGCGACTGGGTTTCTATGGCGGTTCCCTCCGACGGCTCCTACGGGGTTGCTGAGGGCGTCATCTCCTCCTTCCCGTGTGTCATCAAGAACGGCGTGTACGAGATCGTTCAGGGCCTCGAGATCGATTCGTTCTCCCGCGCCAAGATTGACGCATCCGTCGCTGAGCTGCTCGATGAGCGCAAGGCGGTCAAGGAACTCGGTTTGATCTGA
- a CDS encoding DUF3017 domain-containing protein — MPTPTVNRLPTNPWPLAAVLGVFSLGVLIAGFGHWRYGAVVMAAATLLGGIARMLLPRHVSGLLVVRRRWMDITILFSLGTAIGVLALVVPPGT, encoded by the coding sequence ATGCCAACCCCAACAGTTAACCGACTCCCCACGAACCCGTGGCCGTTGGCAGCAGTGCTCGGCGTGTTCTCACTCGGCGTGTTGATCGCGGGGTTCGGGCACTGGCGCTACGGGGCGGTGGTGATGGCCGCGGCGACCCTGCTCGGGGGGATCGCCCGGATGCTTCTGCCGCGCCACGTCTCGGGGTTGCTGGTGGTCCGGCGACGCTGGATGGACATCACCATCCTCTTCAGTCTGGGCACCGCGATCGGCGTGTTGGCGCTGGTGGTTCCCCCCGGCACATGA
- a CDS encoding bifunctional methylenetetrahydrofolate dehydrogenase/methenyltetrahydrofolate cyclohydrolase: protein MTAGILDGKATAAAIKTELKQRVGRLRDVGVIPGLATVLVGDDPASQNYVRMKHRDCEQVGIASIRVELPADATAVQLEEAVAALNADPACTGYIVQLPLPGHLDENRALRLIDPDKDADGLHPINLGRLVLNEPAPLPCTPRGIVELVRRHGIEWRGADVCVVGRGITVGRPLGLILTRRSENATVTLCHTGTRNLAEHTRRADIVVAAAGKPGMITADMIRQGAVCIDVGVSRVEGRTTGDLAPDVWDKAAWVTPNPGGVGPMTRAMLLSNVVDRAEVLHANPNS, encoded by the coding sequence ATGACCGCAGGAATCCTTGACGGCAAAGCCACGGCTGCCGCCATCAAGACGGAACTGAAGCAGCGGGTGGGCCGACTCCGTGATGTGGGAGTGATACCCGGGCTGGCGACGGTGCTCGTCGGTGACGACCCGGCCAGCCAGAACTACGTGCGCATGAAACACCGCGACTGCGAGCAGGTGGGAATCGCTTCCATCCGGGTGGAGCTGCCCGCTGACGCCACCGCCGTGCAGCTGGAGGAGGCCGTCGCGGCGTTGAACGCCGACCCCGCCTGCACCGGCTACATCGTGCAGCTTCCCCTGCCGGGACATCTCGATGAGAACCGGGCGCTGAGGTTGATCGACCCGGACAAGGACGCCGACGGGTTGCACCCGATCAACCTGGGGAGGCTGGTGCTGAACGAACCCGCCCCCCTGCCCTGCACCCCCCGCGGCATCGTGGAGCTGGTGCGCCGCCACGGCATCGAATGGCGGGGGGCGGATGTGTGTGTGGTGGGTCGCGGTATCACGGTGGGGCGTCCCCTCGGGCTGATCCTGACCCGCCGCAGCGAGAACGCGACGGTAACCCTGTGTCACACCGGAACTCGCAACTTGGCCGAACACACCCGGCGGGCCGACATCGTGGTGGCGGCGGCGGGGAAGCCGGGCATGATTACCGCCGACATGATCCGTCAGGGAGCGGTGTGCATCGACGTCGGTGTCAGCCGGGTCGAGGGCAGGACCACCGGGGACCTGGCGCCGGATGTGTGGGACAAAGCGGCCTGGGTCACCCCGAATCCTGGCGGGGTGGGTCCCATGACCCGCGCCATGCTGCTCAGCAATGTCGTCGACCGTGCCGAGGTACTCCATGCCAACCCCAACAGTTAA
- the purH gene encoding bifunctional phosphoribosylaminoimidazolecarboxamide formyltransferase/IMP cyclohydrolase gives MTDRIQLRRALLSVYDKEGLEELATALHTAGVELVSTGSTATRIAAAGIPVTPVEQLTGFPECLDGRVKTLHPRIHAGILADRRLPAHVSQLEELDVAPFDLVVVNLYPFEATVASGAGADECIEQIDIGGPSMVRAAAKNHPSVAVVTSTSQYPAVLAALTDGGFTLQQRRDLATEAFRHTASYDIAVASWMGATVVASTGDGFPDWLGGVWLKKQDLRYGENSHQEAALYIYPPGPKGIAQAELLHGKPMSYNNYTDGEAAYRAASDFTEPCVAIIKHANPCGIAVGSDIAEAHRRAHACDPVSAFGGVIAANRPVTAELAEQIKDIFTEVVIAPEFDPEALAILTTKKNLRLLKAVPYTHRERVLHPISGGALLQRPDRLDAPGDDPANWELKAGEAADDATLDDLAFAWRACRAVKSNAILLAHDGASVGVGMGQVNRVDSCRLAIERAGERAAGSVAASDAFFPFADGPRILIDGGVRAIVQPGGSLRDQETIDLCAEHGVALYFTGTRHFSH, from the coding sequence ATGACCGACCGGATTCAGCTGCGCCGCGCGCTGCTCAGCGTCTACGACAAGGAAGGCCTGGAGGAGCTGGCTACCGCCCTCCACACCGCTGGAGTGGAACTGGTTTCCACCGGATCTACTGCGACCCGGATCGCTGCTGCAGGGATCCCCGTAACCCCTGTTGAGCAGCTGACGGGATTCCCCGAATGCCTCGACGGTCGCGTCAAGACTCTCCATCCACGAATCCATGCCGGTATCCTCGCTGACCGCCGCCTGCCCGCCCACGTCTCCCAGCTGGAGGAACTCGATGTCGCTCCCTTCGACCTGGTGGTGGTGAACCTCTACCCGTTTGAAGCCACCGTCGCATCCGGTGCTGGGGCTGACGAGTGTATTGAACAGATCGACATCGGTGGGCCCTCGATGGTGCGTGCCGCAGCGAAGAACCACCCGAGTGTCGCGGTGGTCACGTCCACATCGCAGTATCCTGCCGTCCTGGCTGCTCTCACCGACGGCGGTTTCACTCTCCAGCAGCGCCGCGACCTCGCCACCGAGGCTTTCCGTCACACCGCCTCCTACGACATCGCCGTCGCATCCTGGATGGGGGCCACCGTGGTCGCCTCCACCGGGGACGGGTTCCCAGACTGGCTGGGTGGAGTTTGGCTGAAGAAACAGGACCTGCGTTACGGCGAGAACTCCCACCAGGAAGCGGCCCTTTACATCTATCCGCCTGGACCGAAGGGAATCGCTCAGGCCGAGCTGTTGCACGGCAAACCCATGAGCTATAACAACTACACCGACGGCGAGGCTGCCTACCGCGCCGCGAGCGACTTCACTGAGCCGTGTGTCGCGATCATCAAACACGCCAATCCGTGCGGGATCGCGGTGGGGTCCGACATCGCGGAGGCCCACCGCAGAGCCCACGCCTGCGATCCGGTCTCCGCCTTTGGTGGGGTGATCGCCGCCAACCGCCCCGTTACCGCCGAACTGGCCGAACAGATCAAGGACATTTTCACCGAGGTCGTGATCGCCCCCGAGTTCGACCCGGAGGCCCTGGCGATCCTCACCACGAAGAAGAACCTGCGACTGCTGAAGGCCGTCCCCTACACACACCGGGAACGTGTCCTCCATCCCATCTCCGGAGGTGCCCTGCTTCAGCGACCCGACCGCCTCGACGCTCCCGGCGACGACCCCGCGAATTGGGAACTCAAAGCGGGCGAGGCGGCAGACGATGCGACCCTGGACGACCTGGCCTTTGCGTGGCGGGCCTGCCGCGCCGTGAAGTCCAACGCCATTCTCCTGGCCCACGACGGCGCCTCCGTTGGTGTTGGCATGGGCCAGGTGAACCGCGTCGACTCGTGCCGTCTGGCGATTGAACGCGCGGGGGAGCGGGCAGCCGGGTCGGTGGCCGCCTCCGATGCCTTCTTCCCCTTCGCCGACGGACCGCGGATCCTGATCGACGGCGGTGTCCGGGCCATCGTCCAGCCGGGCGGCTCTCTACGTGACCAGGAAACCATCGATCTGTGTGCCGAACACGGCGTTGCGTTGTACTTCACCGGCACCCGTCACTTCTCCCACTGA
- the purN gene encoding phosphoribosylglycinamide formyltransferase: MTTRVVVLVSGSGTLLQALLDAVTAGDVDARVVAVVSDQPAAHALERARAAGVPAVAHPLVKGLDRDQWDAELTGIVAGFQPDLVASAGFMKLLGKSFLARFGGRTINTHPALLPSFPGMHGPRDALNHGVKVSGATIFLVDSGVDTGRILAQGAVDVLPDDTVETLHERIKVVERCLLVETVRAWNEGET, encoded by the coding sequence GTGACGACTCGTGTAGTGGTGCTGGTGTCTGGCTCAGGGACCCTGCTGCAGGCCCTTCTTGATGCAGTGACCGCGGGGGACGTGGATGCTCGGGTCGTGGCGGTGGTCTCTGACCAGCCCGCGGCCCACGCCCTGGAACGGGCCCGAGCCGCGGGGGTGCCTGCCGTTGCCCACCCTCTCGTCAAGGGTTTGGATCGTGATCAGTGGGATGCCGAGCTGACCGGGATCGTCGCAGGCTTTCAGCCCGACCTGGTGGCTTCTGCGGGATTCATGAAGCTGCTGGGGAAGAGTTTCCTCGCTCGTTTTGGGGGACGCACCATCAACACCCATCCGGCGCTTTTGCCCAGCTTCCCCGGGATGCACGGCCCGAGGGACGCCTTGAACCACGGGGTGAAGGTCTCCGGTGCAACGATCTTCCTCGTCGACTCCGGGGTGGATACCGGTAGGATCCTGGCCCAAGGGGCCGTTGACGTGTTGCCCGACGACACTGTCGAAACCCTTCACGAACGTATCAAGGTGGTGGAGCGCTGCCTACTGGTGGAGACCGTGCGTGCCTGGAATGAAGGAGAGACATGA
- a CDS encoding TIGR04053 family radical SAM/SPASM domain-containing protein, whose protein sequence is MPHPHSHRPGHPHGKPFGARPNLDFDQAPFIVIWETTQACDLACRHCRASAQPLRNPNELTTAEALKLLDDVRKFGRVVFVFSGGDAFKRPDIIDLVRHGADIGLRMAITPATTSLASREQLQALKDAGLSRLAVSLDGSNATIHDEFRRVKGSFAHGLRILREAQEIGLTTQVNTVVRKANLNDMEDMCRLMTELGIVFWEVFFLVPMGRAKKEDVASAEGFEAVFNQLYDLSKTASFDIKATAAPQYSRVVMQRKRAEARAGADTDMDVLTSGMHYSQQDGIGRARNVNDGDGFMFISHIGDIYPSGFLPIKAGNVRTDDIEEVYRYSPLFTTLRDRSQLKGKCGICSYRSFCGGSRARAYAMTGDFLAEEPFCSHEPRRPHEELPA, encoded by the coding sequence ATGCCGCATCCCCATTCGCACCGGCCCGGACATCCTCACGGGAAACCTTTCGGCGCCCGCCCGAACCTGGACTTCGACCAGGCCCCGTTCATCGTGATCTGGGAGACCACCCAGGCCTGCGATCTGGCCTGCCGCCACTGCCGCGCCTCCGCACAGCCACTGCGCAACCCAAACGAACTGACCACCGCGGAGGCGTTGAAGCTCCTCGACGACGTCCGAAAGTTCGGGCGCGTAGTGTTCGTTTTCTCCGGTGGGGACGCCTTCAAACGCCCAGACATCATCGATCTGGTGCGGCACGGCGCCGACATCGGGCTGCGCATGGCCATCACCCCCGCCACTACGTCGCTCGCCTCGCGCGAGCAGCTCCAGGCTCTCAAGGACGCAGGCCTGAGCCGACTGGCTGTCAGCCTCGACGGCTCCAACGCGACCATCCACGACGAGTTCCGCCGCGTGAAAGGCAGTTTCGCCCACGGCCTGCGCATCCTCCGCGAAGCCCAGGAGATCGGCCTGACCACCCAGGTGAACACGGTGGTGCGCAAGGCCAACCTCAACGACATGGAGGACATGTGCCGGCTCATGACGGAGTTGGGAATCGTCTTCTGGGAAGTTTTCTTCCTGGTCCCGATGGGGCGGGCCAAGAAGGAGGACGTCGCCTCAGCCGAAGGATTCGAGGCCGTTTTCAACCAACTCTACGATTTGTCCAAGACCGCTTCCTTCGACATCAAGGCGACCGCCGCTCCCCAGTACTCGCGGGTCGTCATGCAGCGCAAACGAGCCGAGGCACGGGCCGGGGCGGACACCGACATGGACGTACTGACCTCCGGGATGCACTACTCGCAGCAGGATGGCATCGGTCGTGCCCGCAACGTCAACGACGGTGACGGCTTCATGTTCATCTCCCACATCGGAGACATCTACCCTTCGGGCTTCCTGCCCATCAAGGCGGGCAACGTCCGAACCGACGACATCGAGGAGGTTTACCGCTACTCTCCGCTTTTCACGACACTGCGTGACCGCAGCCAGCTCAAGGGCAAGTGCGGCATCTGCTCGTACCGTTCCTTCTGCGGCGGCTCACGAGCCCGCGCCTATGCGATGACGGGTGATTTTCTGGCGGAAGAGCCCTTCTGCTCCCACGAGCCGCGGCGCCCTCACGAAGAGCTACCGGCGTAG